The genome window TTGCCACCGCTTCTGCTTGGGCATTCTTGAGCTTTTCCTGTTCCGCAGCCAGTAACTTCGCAGTTTCCGCACGACGCCGTTCTGCTTCGGAAAGGGCTTGTTCGATCGCCGATGAGCGTTCGCCCAGGGTTTTGCTTAAGAAACCACGACCAAAGTAAACCAATATACCGATCACAATGGCGAGGTTGACTAAATTGGCTTCAATAATATCGAAATTGAAACCAAAGCCTCCCTCAGCCGCTTCCGCCATTTCTGAGGCTATCAAAGAAGCCCCACTGGCGAGTTGTAAAAAAATATCCATGACACCAACTCACAACTGCGCCGAAAACATTATGGTAGGGACTAGATAAAACGTTCTAAAAGCCAGAATCAAGAGCGTTTTCTGAATTTCAGAATCGGTGAATCTGTCACTACACTCCAACTAAAAGCTTGTTTAGAATCTCTTGGCTCAGGGCATCGACTTGCTGTTCCAGCGCTGCCATGGCAGTTGCTTTCTCAGCATCTAGCGCCTTCGTGGCTTGTTCTCGTTGGGCGATCGCTTCAGCCTGGGCAGCCGCAATTTGATCATCCGCAATCTTTTGTGCTTCAGCTTGAGCCTTCGCAATGATTGCCTGATACTGACGACGGCTATCTGCCAACTCCTTCTCGTATTGTTGAGTAATGGCGTTGACCTTCTCTAACCCTTCCTTTGCGCCTGTTTGACTGCTGCGGATCAGCTCCGCACGGTCTTCAACTACCTTGGTTAAGGGTTTGAAGAAGATGGCGTTCAGGATCACCATCAGGAGAATAAATTGAACTGCCATCAGCGGCAGTGTCGCATCAAAATCAAACATGATTGATTGGCTCGTGGGCTAGGACTGCAAGACATGGGCAATGGGTCACGGGCTTAATCAGGAAAACTCCCTCGACCATGACCCACCCCACAACCAAACTCAAACCTTATCTGAAGGGGTTTGCGAACAGCAGTACGAGCGCAATCACCAGACCGTAGATGGTCAGGGACTCCATGAACGCCAGAGTCAGCAGCAGGGTACCGCGAATTTTGCCTTCAGCTTCAGGCTGACGAGCAATCCCTTCAACGGCGCTACCAGACGCATTACCTTGACCAATACCAGGGCCGATCGCAGCCAAACCGATTGCCAGAGCCGCAGCTAGAACGGAAGCGGAAGAAACATCCATGGTGACTTTACCTTTAACGTAAACAAACGACAATTTCAAGTCAAATGAACGTGAACAGTATCACGCGCCGCGATACAGCGTATCACGTTAAGGGGATCGACATATCAATCCGGGGTTCAACGCTTGATTAAATCAAATTCAATCAAGGATAAACAGGTTTTAAGCATGCTCTTCATGCTCATCGCCATGCCCTTCCAGTGCTTCATGAATGTAAGCACCGGCCAGGGTTGCAAATACCAACGCTTGGATGGCACTGGTAAATAATCCCAGTAGCATCACCGGCAGTGGTACAAACAACGGCACCAGAAGCACCAGCACACCCACAACGAGTTCATCCGCCAAGATGTTTCCAAATAGACGGAAGCTCAGGGAGAGGGGTTTGGTAAAGTCTTCTAAGATTGCGATGGGGAGCAGGACGGGGGTTGGTTGCACGTACTTCCCAAAGTAGCCCAAGCCTTTTTTCTTGAAGCCAGCATAGAAGTAGGCGATCGAAACCAGTAATGCCAAAGCAACTGTGGTGTTGATGTCGTTCGTGGGGGCAGCCAGTTCACCTTCCGGCAACTTAATCAGCTTCCAGGGCACGAGCGCACCCGACCAGTTGGCGACAAAAATGAACAGGAAGAGGGTTCCAATGAATGGCACCCAAGGCCGATATTCTTTTTCGCCCAACTGGTTGCGAGCTAAATCACGCACAAACTCCAGTGCATACTCCATCAGGTTTTGAGCCCCTTTGGGCACCTTTTGGATATTCCGAGTCGCCAGCAACGAGGCAATGATCAACAATGCCGCGACGAACCAAGTCGTCAAGAAAACCTGCCCGTGAACCTCGAGATTGCCGATATGCCAATAAAAATGCTGACCCACCTCCAAGCTGGCGAGGGGCGCAATATTGAGCGTGTCTAAGAAATTAAGCATCTCAGTTCAAGCGGCTTTTCCCAAAGGTTGTGGGATGGATGATCCCAAATCGTGACCAATCATTCATTACGAGTTCGCAGAACGATCGGGAACGAGGAGAATTCGTAGGGTGTAAATAATCAGAGTTGCTTTATAGGTGAGGAATCCTAAAAAGATGGGCAGGATACTGAGTTGCTTCAGTTGTGTAGCGAGAATCATCACGCCCACGAAA of Alkalinema sp. FACHB-956 contains these proteins:
- a CDS encoding F0F1 ATP synthase subunit B, whose translation is MDIFLQLASGASLIASEMAEAAEGGFGFNFDIIEANLVNLAIVIGILVYFGRGFLSKTLGERSSAIEQALSEAERRRAETAKLLAAEQEKLKNAQAEAVAIVAKAEGDAQRAREAILANAAEEVARMKQEAASNLSAEQARILNELRVRIAELAMQQAESQLPGRLNDDAQQRLVDRSIALLGGQ
- a CDS encoding F0F1 ATP synthase subunit B'; amino-acid sequence: MFDFDATLPLMAVQFILLMVILNAIFFKPLTKVVEDRAELIRSSQTGAKEGLEKVNAITQQYEKELADSRRQYQAIIAKAQAEAQKIADDQIAAAQAEAIAQREQATKALDAEKATAMAALEQQVDALSQEILNKLLVGV
- the atpE gene encoding ATP synthase F0 subunit C, coding for MDVSSASVLAAALAIGLAAIGPGIGQGNASGSAVEGIARQPEAEGKIRGTLLLTLAFMESLTIYGLVIALVLLFANPFR
- the atpB gene encoding F0F1 ATP synthase subunit A, whose translation is MLNFLDTLNIAPLASLEVGQHFYWHIGNLEVHGQVFLTTWFVAALLIIASLLATRNIQKVPKGAQNLMEYALEFVRDLARNQLGEKEYRPWVPFIGTLFLFIFVANWSGALVPWKLIKLPEGELAAPTNDINTTVALALLVSIAYFYAGFKKKGLGYFGKYVQPTPVLLPIAILEDFTKPLSLSFRLFGNILADELVVGVLVLLVPLFVPLPVMLLGLFTSAIQALVFATLAGAYIHEALEGHGDEHEEHA